One genomic window of Odocoileus virginianus isolate 20LAN1187 ecotype Illinois chromosome 8, Ovbor_1.2, whole genome shotgun sequence includes the following:
- the RNF6 gene encoding E3 ubiquitin-protein ligase RNF6 isoform X1 gives MDCSPPVSSVHEISQARIQEWVAIPHPAIALESPALKARSLSMNRSRSQSDDGGEETSSQDQHHQENERRWQQERLHREEAYYQFINNLNDEDYRLMRDHNLLGTPGEITSEELQQRLDGVKEQIASQPDLRNGTNARDSGIPRESSNEESLLEWLNTFLRTGNATRSGQNGNQTWRAVSRTNPHSGEFRFSLEIHINHENRGFEMDGEDSVGMPFSDVSQDQAADGPQRPSSPVARRTRSQAAGNLSRGARLPRMRLGSGGQNSAEGSLSPLGRLRNGIGGASVSPGPGAPLTHVSTPSGGSELRQREGQRFGAAHVWENGARTNVTVRNTNQRLEPIRLRSTFRSRSRSPVQRPSGTVYHNSQRESRPSQQSTRRSVRRREVTRVLLEQDPAGRGAASSFFSNSRLVSRITVEEEEEEPSRLPAAVRRHPTITLDLQVRRIRSGESSDRDSIANRTRSRVGLAENRISLERNSGGFHRSISRQERSGMRTYVSTITVPLRRMSEHEVSEPSSVALRSILRQIMTGFGELSFLMEAESESEVQSDGPHGPALHSYAGPPGGATGPPVGGAPRGRLARVELTPPHTLASDPMVGRAARSSGNLVETGTLPILRLAHFFLLNEGDDDDPTRGLTKEQIDNLSTRNYEHSGADGEPGKACSVCISDYVAGNKLRRLPCMHEFHIHCIDRWLSENCTCPVCRQPVLGSGLANSG, from the exons atggactgtagcccaccagtctcctctgtccatgagatttcccaggctagaatacaggagtgggttgccattccccacccagcgatcgcactggagtctcctgcattg AAAGCCAGGAGTCTCAGCATGAATCGATCTAGATCTCAATCAGATGATGGTGGTGAAGAAACCTCATCCCAAGACCAGCATcaccaagaaaatgagagaaggtGGCAGCAAGAGCGTCTCCACAGAGAAGAAGCCTATTACCAGTTTATCAACAATCTCAATGATGAAGATTACCGGCTGATGAGAGACCATAATCTTTTAGGCACTCCTG gaGAAATAACATCAGAAGAATTACAACAGCGGTTAGATGGTGTCAAGGAACAAATAGCATCTCAGCCTGACTTGAGAAATGGGACAAATGCCAGAG ACTCAGGAATCCCTCGAGAGAGTTCAAATGAAGAATCTCTTCTGGAGTGGCTGAACACCTTTCTTCGCACAGGAAATGCAACTCGAAGTGGGCAGAATGGGAACCAGACCTGGAGAGCTGTGAGTCGAACCAACCCGCACAGTGGAGAGTTTCGGTTTAGTCTGGAAATCCACATCAACCACGAGAACAGAGGATTTGAAATGGATGGCGAAGATTCTGTGGGCATGCCCTTCTCAGATGTCAGCCAAGATCAGGCTGCAGATGGGCCCCAGAGACCAAGCAGTCCTGTGGCCAGGCGAACCAGGAGCCAGGCTGCAGGGAATCTCAGCCGCGGTGCCCGCCTTCCCAGGATGCGCCTTGGCTCCGGGGGGCAGAACTCAGCTGAAGGCTCTCTGTCTCCATTGGGAAGACTAAGAAATGGAATTGGGGGTGCATCTGTCAGTCCTGGACCTGGTGCCCCCCTCACTCATGTCAGCACCCCATCAGGTGGGAGTGAActcaggcagagggaagggcagCGGTTTGGAGCGGCCCATGTCTGGGAAAATGGGGCCAGAACCAATGTCACAGTAAGGAATACAAACCAAAGACTAGAGCCCATAAGACTACGGTCTACTTTCAGGAGTCGGAGCCGGTCGCCAGTTCAGCGGCCCAGTGGCACAGTTTACCATAATTCACAAAGAGAGAGCCGGCCTTCCCAGCAGAGCACCAGGCGGTCTGTCAGGAGAAGAGAGGTAACCCGGGTCTTACTTGAGCAGGACCCAGCAGGCAGAGGGGCCGCGTCCTCATTCTTCTCCAACTCCAGGCTCGTGTCCAGAATcacagtggaggaggaggaggaggagcccagcaggctgcctGCGGCTGTGCGGCGACACCCGACCATCACCCTGGACCTGCAGGTGAGGAGGATTCGTTCCGGAGAGAGCAGCGACCGCGACAGCATCGCCAACAGGACTCGGTCTCGGGTGGGGCTGGCGGAGAACCGGATCTCGTTGGAGAGAAACAGCGGGGGCTTCCACCGCAGCATCTCACGCCAGGAGCGCTCCGGGATGCGCACCTATGTGAGCACCATCACCGTGCCGCTGCGCAGAATGTCTGAGCACGAGGTCTCCGAGCCGTCCTCCGTGGCGCTGCGATCAATCCTAAGGCAGATTATGACTGGCTTTGGTGAGCTGAGTTTTCTCATGGAGGCCGAGTCAGAGTCAGAGGTGCAGAGTGATGGGCCGCATGGGCCGGCGCTGCACTCATACGCGGGTCCCCCCGGTGGGGCCACTGGCCCTCCTGTGGGAGGAGCCCCCCGGGGCCGGCTGGCCCGCGTGGAGCTCACCCCGCCTCATACACTAGCAAGCGACCCCATGGTGGGCCGGGCTGCGCGGAGTTCAGGTAACTTAGTGGAGACAGGAACACTACCCATTCTTCGCCTCGCTCACTTCTTCCTGCTTAACGAGGGGGACGATGACGACCCTACGCGTGGTTTAACCAAAGAGCAGATCGACAATCTCTCCACCCGGAACTACGAGCACAGCGGTGCGGACGGCGAGCCGGGCAAGGCCTGCAGTGTGTGCATCAGCGACTACGTGGCCGGAAACAAGCTCAGGCGGTTACCCTGCATGCACGAGTTCCACATCCACTGCATCGACCGGTGGCTCTCGGAGAACTGCACCTGCCCCGTCTGCCGGCAACCTGTCTTAGGGTCCGGCCTAGCCAATAGCGGGTGA
- the RNF6 gene encoding E3 ubiquitin-protein ligase RNF6 isoform X2, whose product MNRSRSQSDDGGEETSSQDQHHQENERRWQQERLHREEAYYQFINNLNDEDYRLMRDHNLLGTPGEITSEELQQRLDGVKEQIASQPDLRNGTNARDSGIPRESSNEESLLEWLNTFLRTGNATRSGQNGNQTWRAVSRTNPHSGEFRFSLEIHINHENRGFEMDGEDSVGMPFSDVSQDQAADGPQRPSSPVARRTRSQAAGNLSRGARLPRMRLGSGGQNSAEGSLSPLGRLRNGIGGASVSPGPGAPLTHVSTPSGGSELRQREGQRFGAAHVWENGARTNVTVRNTNQRLEPIRLRSTFRSRSRSPVQRPSGTVYHNSQRESRPSQQSTRRSVRRREVTRVLLEQDPAGRGAASSFFSNSRLVSRITVEEEEEEPSRLPAAVRRHPTITLDLQVRRIRSGESSDRDSIANRTRSRVGLAENRISLERNSGGFHRSISRQERSGMRTYVSTITVPLRRMSEHEVSEPSSVALRSILRQIMTGFGELSFLMEAESESEVQSDGPHGPALHSYAGPPGGATGPPVGGAPRGRLARVELTPPHTLASDPMVGRAARSSGNLVETGTLPILRLAHFFLLNEGDDDDPTRGLTKEQIDNLSTRNYEHSGADGEPGKACSVCISDYVAGNKLRRLPCMHEFHIHCIDRWLSENCTCPVCRQPVLGSGLANSG is encoded by the exons ATGAATCGATCTAGATCTCAATCAGATGATGGTGGTGAAGAAACCTCATCCCAAGACCAGCATcaccaagaaaatgagagaaggtGGCAGCAAGAGCGTCTCCACAGAGAAGAAGCCTATTACCAGTTTATCAACAATCTCAATGATGAAGATTACCGGCTGATGAGAGACCATAATCTTTTAGGCACTCCTG gaGAAATAACATCAGAAGAATTACAACAGCGGTTAGATGGTGTCAAGGAACAAATAGCATCTCAGCCTGACTTGAGAAATGGGACAAATGCCAGAG ACTCAGGAATCCCTCGAGAGAGTTCAAATGAAGAATCTCTTCTGGAGTGGCTGAACACCTTTCTTCGCACAGGAAATGCAACTCGAAGTGGGCAGAATGGGAACCAGACCTGGAGAGCTGTGAGTCGAACCAACCCGCACAGTGGAGAGTTTCGGTTTAGTCTGGAAATCCACATCAACCACGAGAACAGAGGATTTGAAATGGATGGCGAAGATTCTGTGGGCATGCCCTTCTCAGATGTCAGCCAAGATCAGGCTGCAGATGGGCCCCAGAGACCAAGCAGTCCTGTGGCCAGGCGAACCAGGAGCCAGGCTGCAGGGAATCTCAGCCGCGGTGCCCGCCTTCCCAGGATGCGCCTTGGCTCCGGGGGGCAGAACTCAGCTGAAGGCTCTCTGTCTCCATTGGGAAGACTAAGAAATGGAATTGGGGGTGCATCTGTCAGTCCTGGACCTGGTGCCCCCCTCACTCATGTCAGCACCCCATCAGGTGGGAGTGAActcaggcagagggaagggcagCGGTTTGGAGCGGCCCATGTCTGGGAAAATGGGGCCAGAACCAATGTCACAGTAAGGAATACAAACCAAAGACTAGAGCCCATAAGACTACGGTCTACTTTCAGGAGTCGGAGCCGGTCGCCAGTTCAGCGGCCCAGTGGCACAGTTTACCATAATTCACAAAGAGAGAGCCGGCCTTCCCAGCAGAGCACCAGGCGGTCTGTCAGGAGAAGAGAGGTAACCCGGGTCTTACTTGAGCAGGACCCAGCAGGCAGAGGGGCCGCGTCCTCATTCTTCTCCAACTCCAGGCTCGTGTCCAGAATcacagtggaggaggaggaggaggagcccagcaggctgcctGCGGCTGTGCGGCGACACCCGACCATCACCCTGGACCTGCAGGTGAGGAGGATTCGTTCCGGAGAGAGCAGCGACCGCGACAGCATCGCCAACAGGACTCGGTCTCGGGTGGGGCTGGCGGAGAACCGGATCTCGTTGGAGAGAAACAGCGGGGGCTTCCACCGCAGCATCTCACGCCAGGAGCGCTCCGGGATGCGCACCTATGTGAGCACCATCACCGTGCCGCTGCGCAGAATGTCTGAGCACGAGGTCTCCGAGCCGTCCTCCGTGGCGCTGCGATCAATCCTAAGGCAGATTATGACTGGCTTTGGTGAGCTGAGTTTTCTCATGGAGGCCGAGTCAGAGTCAGAGGTGCAGAGTGATGGGCCGCATGGGCCGGCGCTGCACTCATACGCGGGTCCCCCCGGTGGGGCCACTGGCCCTCCTGTGGGAGGAGCCCCCCGGGGCCGGCTGGCCCGCGTGGAGCTCACCCCGCCTCATACACTAGCAAGCGACCCCATGGTGGGCCGGGCTGCGCGGAGTTCAGGTAACTTAGTGGAGACAGGAACACTACCCATTCTTCGCCTCGCTCACTTCTTCCTGCTTAACGAGGGGGACGATGACGACCCTACGCGTGGTTTAACCAAAGAGCAGATCGACAATCTCTCCACCCGGAACTACGAGCACAGCGGTGCGGACGGCGAGCCGGGCAAGGCCTGCAGTGTGTGCATCAGCGACTACGTGGCCGGAAACAAGCTCAGGCGGTTACCCTGCATGCACGAGTTCCACATCCACTGCATCGACCGGTGGCTCTCGGAGAACTGCACCTGCCCCGTCTGCCGGCAACCTGTCTTAGGGTCCGGCCTAGCCAATAGCGGGTGA